The following are encoded in a window of Amycolatopsis lexingtonensis genomic DNA:
- a CDS encoding RNA polymerase sigma factor, producing MRHLPLDSADEEHLVRRAAKGDRAAFEELYRRTSPWLAVRLRRRCADDQIVAEVMQETYLAVWRAAGSFAGAVAGGSAVGWVWTIAARRLVDAFRRRAHHAQPPPEIALDCAPVAAAEDEALSVALGDEIGDALRDLAPELRAVLQAMVLDGLTVRETAVLLGLPEGTVKTRARRARIAMREALS from the coding sequence GTGAGACACCTGCCACTGGACAGTGCGGACGAGGAGCACCTCGTCCGGCGCGCGGCCAAGGGTGACCGCGCGGCGTTCGAGGAGCTCTACCGCCGCACGTCGCCCTGGCTCGCCGTGCGCCTGCGCCGCCGGTGCGCGGACGACCAGATCGTCGCCGAGGTCATGCAGGAGACCTACCTGGCGGTCTGGCGCGCGGCGGGTTCGTTCGCGGGGGCCGTCGCGGGCGGGAGCGCGGTCGGGTGGGTGTGGACGATCGCGGCGCGCCGGCTGGTCGACGCGTTCCGCCGCCGGGCGCACCACGCGCAGCCACCGCCGGAGATCGCGCTGGACTGCGCGCCGGTTGCGGCGGCCGAAGACGAGGCGCTGTCGGTGGCGCTGGGCGACGAGATCGGCGACGCGCTGCGCGACCTCGCGCCCGAACTGCGGGCGGTCCTGCAGGCGATGGTGCTCGACGGGCTGACCGTCCGCGAGACCGCCGTCCTGCTGGGGCTGCCGGAAGGAACCGTCAAGACCCGCGCTCGCCGGGCACGGATCGCGATGCGGGAGGCACTGTCATGA